Below is a genomic region from Spirochaetota bacterium.
TGGAATTCGAGATACGATTTCTGTACGATTACGGCATCGCACAGGTAGAATTTTCATCGTTTGTGACTTAGCTCGATATCACTTCGGCTCACACTCATTCCTGCGAATGCAGGAATCTCATCACGATTCTATACTAGAGAGACTCCTGCCTCCCTAAAACCTGCACTCATGCTTACAGGAGAATAACAATTGTCATGAGAATTTATAAAAAAACCTTGACAAGAATGACAAATTTCTTTATTTTTATGACAAATGTCGTAAACCATATTGCGAGGGAATAAATGGAACTATGTAATATAGCAAAGATATTAGGCGGCCCTAAAGTCATACCAAAGAAAATACAGAATAAAATAGACTTAATAGAATTGAGTAACACTGGTATTACGAAGAATGCCCTTTTTCATCTTGCTAAATACCTGCGCCTTTCAATGAGTCAGATAGCTGAACTGCTGCCCATTACTGAACGCACAATACAGAGGTACGCCCCTGATAAGCATTTTAATCGTGTTGTATCAGAACAAATTTTGCAGATTGCTGAGGTTGTTGCTAAAGGTGTTGAAGTATTTGAGGATAAAGATAAGTTTATTTCATGGATGACTCAGCCTAACGCCGCCTTATCAAATAGAACATCAATAAGTCTATTAAGCTCAAGGT
It encodes:
- a CDS encoding antitoxin Xre/MbcA/ParS toxin-binding domain-containing protein; the protein is MELCNIAKILGGPKVIPKKIQNKIDLIELSNTGITKNALFHLAKYLRLSMSQIAELLPITERTIQRYAPDKHFNRVVSEQILQIAEVVAKGVEVFEDKDKFISWMTQPNAALSNRTSISLLSSRFGMEMVLDELGRIEHGVFS